The following are encoded in a window of Scophthalmus maximus strain ysfricsl-2021 chromosome 6, ASM2237912v1, whole genome shotgun sequence genomic DNA:
- the rabif gene encoding guanine nucleotide exchange factor MSS4 — MENSQQSTDGTDRSDLVSADGKNIKSVLCQRCGSKVLCPGMATLEEKELFLPSMRKKSGLSTTEGSVDGDTLTAHWLVDDMYTFENVGFTNDVGRIKYLICADCEIGPIGWHCLDDKKSFYVAVERVNYA; from the exons ATGGAAAACAGTCAACAGTCCACAGACGGTACGGACCGGTCCGACCTGGTTTCTGCGGACGGCAAGAACATCAAGTCTGTGCTGTGTCAGCGCTGCGGGTCCAAAGTGCTGTGCCCGGGGATGGCAACGTTGGAAGAGAAAGAG CTGTTCCTCCCCTCCATGCGGAAAAAGAGTGGCCTCAGCACCACAGAGGGCTCAGTGGACGGGGACACTCTGACCGCCcactggttagtggacgacatGTACACTTTTGAGAATGTGGGCTTCACTAACGATGTGGGGAGAATTAAGTATCTCATCTGCGCGGATTGTGAGATTGGACCAATCGGCTGGCACTGTTTGGATGACAAGAAAAGTTTCTACGTTGCTGTGGAAAGAGTGAATTATGCATAg